A DNA window from Sulfitobacter noctilucicola contains the following coding sequences:
- a CDS encoding PAS domain-containing sensor histidine kinase — MPLSPHYAQLDLIASPVFVLEIDAEGQPVYAAFNKKARSVSGRPLSDYLGRTAKEVYVGPFGRAAYERHCQARDSVAPLVYQVDLPIADRTRTIQTTLHPEKDAHGKLQRLYGTSIDLTAQTAAQQAKEEFEALTNEMEQFVALAAHDLRTPMRNISAIADLLLDEFVDRGDGKVELIETLDKIAIKTSELITDVLSHVESVRAQSKASTFSFPALCYDILGALDPLSQHKVKAATVTMRADRTAMQIVLRNLTENAMKHGGRKKLSLDIDVQKGLPGMIDVTLSDNGGGFSKDGLELMNGGRFRAESGYGLFAVKRLIDARGGTLVARNLPDSGGAVVRFSLPGDCINSTMNLGGLPFGIESPPVSFPLTMQHRA; from the coding sequence ATGCCGCTTTCACCGCACTATGCACAACTCGACCTGATCGCATCGCCCGTCTTCGTGCTGGAGATTGATGCGGAAGGTCAGCCTGTTTATGCGGCGTTTAACAAAAAGGCCCGCAGTGTCTCGGGCCGCCCGTTGTCCGACTATCTGGGCCGCACCGCAAAAGAAGTCTACGTTGGCCCCTTTGGCCGAGCTGCCTATGAACGCCATTGTCAGGCCCGCGATAGTGTTGCACCTTTGGTCTATCAGGTGGACCTTCCCATTGCTGACCGTACCCGCACCATCCAGACCACCCTGCACCCTGAAAAAGATGCCCATGGCAAACTTCAACGTCTGTACGGGACGTCCATCGACCTCACGGCACAGACAGCTGCACAGCAGGCAAAGGAAGAATTCGAAGCACTGACGAATGAAATGGAACAGTTTGTTGCTTTGGCCGCCCATGACTTGCGCACCCCGATGCGCAATATCTCTGCCATTGCCGACCTGCTGCTGGATGAATTTGTGGATCGCGGTGATGGCAAGGTTGAACTGATCGAAACACTCGACAAGATTGCAATCAAAACGAGCGAACTCATCACCGACGTGCTGTCCCATGTTGAAAGTGTGCGGGCGCAATCCAAGGCGAGCACTTTCAGCTTTCCGGCCTTGTGCTATGATATTCTGGGTGCGCTTGACCCTCTGTCGCAGCACAAGGTCAAAGCTGCCACTGTCACAATGCGTGCCGACAGAACCGCAATGCAGATCGTACTGCGCAATCTGACGGAAAACGCGATGAAACACGGCGGGCGCAAAAAACTTTCCCTTGATATCGATGTCCAGAAAGGCCTGCCCGGCATGATAGACGTGACCCTTTCCGACAACGGCGGTGGTTTTTCCAAAGACGGGCTGGAGCTGATGAACGGTGGCAGGTTCCGGGCTGAAAGTGGCTATGGCCTCTTTGCCGTGAAGCGCCTGATCGATGCAAGGGGCGGCACTTTGGTAGCCCGTAACCTTCCGGATAGTGGCGGTGCAGTGGTCCGGTTCTCCCTGCCGGGCGATTGCATAAACAGTACCATGAACCTTGGCGGCTTACCGTTCGGGATTGAAAGCCCGCCGGTCTCCTTCCCCCTCACAATGCAGCATCGCGCGTGA
- a CDS encoding CvpA family protein yields the protein MDGFTIIDGVVALVIILSALLAYGRGLVREAMAIVGWIAAAILAFLFAPRVEPLVREIPVIGDFLADSCELSIIGAFAIVFAIALIVVSLFTPLFSSLVQRSVLGGLDQGLGFIFGVARGILLVAIAFFVYETVITGQQFTIVDESRSAVVFSRFTGQIEEQNPEAALGWITTRYEALVGACGE from the coding sequence ATGGACGGCTTTACGATCATCGACGGCGTTGTGGCGCTTGTCATTATCCTGTCTGCTCTTCTGGCCTATGGCCGCGGTCTGGTCCGCGAGGCAATGGCCATCGTCGGCTGGATCGCCGCTGCGATCCTCGCGTTCCTGTTCGCCCCGCGTGTCGAACCTTTGGTCCGCGAAATCCCTGTCATCGGCGATTTTCTGGCGGACAGCTGCGAGCTGTCGATTATCGGTGCCTTCGCTATCGTATTTGCCATTGCGCTGATTGTCGTGTCCCTTTTCACACCGCTTTTTTCTTCCTTGGTGCAGCGCTCGGTCCTTGGCGGGCTCGATCAGGGTCTGGGCTTCATCTTTGGCGTGGCACGCGGCATCCTTTTGGTGGCGATCGCATTTTTCGTCTATGAAACTGTGATCACCGGCCAGCAGTTCACGATTGTCGATGAAAGCCGCTCTGCCGTCGTGTTCTCGCGCTTTACCGGTCAGATCGAAGAGCAGAATCCCGAAGCTGCACTTGGCTGGATCACAACACGTTATGAGGCTCTCGTCGGTGCCTGCGGCGAATAA
- the radA gene encoding DNA repair protein RadA, translating into MAKPVKSFTCAACAASFSKWSGRCDNCGEWNTISEDKGISAGPPSKSLGAKRGSAMQLTDLSTEEAPPPRSHSGIDELDRVLGGGLVPASAILVGGDPGIGKSTLLLQAAAHFAKAGLKTIYVSGEEASAQVRMRAQRLGLADAPVQLAAETNLRDILTTLDKERPQLAIIDSIQTMWADNVESAPGSVSQVRAASHELTAFAKRSGTSVILVGHVTKEGAIAGPRVVEHMVDTVLYFEGERGHQFRILRSVKNRFGPADEIGVFEMTGRGLAEVTNPSALFLSERGQPAAGSVVFAGIEGTRPVLVELQALVAPSPHAQARRTVVGWDSGRLAMILAVLEARCGIPFAGLDVYLNVAGGMKISEPAADLAVAAALLSAREDTALPAETVVFGEISLSGALRPASQTENRLKEAQKLGFTSAIAPAGGKAAAAAGISINTMSDLTGFVGEIFGAG; encoded by the coding sequence ATGGCAAAACCCGTAAAATCCTTCACCTGTGCCGCCTGTGCCGCATCATTCAGCAAGTGGTCTGGCCGCTGCGACAACTGCGGCGAATGGAACACCATATCCGAAGACAAAGGCATCTCTGCCGGTCCGCCCAGCAAATCGCTAGGGGCAAAACGTGGCAGCGCGATGCAGCTCACCGATCTTTCGACTGAAGAGGCCCCGCCCCCACGCAGCCATTCAGGCATCGACGAGCTTGACCGTGTGCTCGGGGGTGGGCTTGTGCCGGCATCTGCGATCCTCGTCGGCGGTGATCCAGGCATCGGTAAGTCTACTCTTTTGCTGCAAGCCGCGGCGCATTTTGCGAAGGCGGGCCTGAAAACAATCTACGTCAGTGGCGAAGAAGCCTCCGCGCAGGTCCGCATGCGTGCGCAGCGTCTTGGTCTGGCCGATGCTCCCGTCCAACTGGCCGCAGAAACCAACCTGCGCGACATCCTGACGACTTTGGACAAAGAACGCCCTCAGCTTGCCATCATCGATTCCATCCAGACCATGTGGGCAGATAATGTAGAAAGCGCCCCCGGCTCTGTTTCGCAGGTGCGTGCGGCATCCCATGAGCTGACCGCATTTGCCAAACGGTCCGGTACTTCGGTGATCCTCGTGGGGCATGTGACCAAAGAAGGCGCAATCGCCGGACCGCGCGTTGTTGAGCACATGGTCGATACTGTGCTCTATTTTGAAGGTGAACGCGGGCACCAGTTCCGCATTTTGCGGTCCGTCAAGAACCGTTTCGGTCCCGCAGACGAGATCGGCGTCTTCGAGATGACGGGTCGGGGATTGGCAGAAGTCACCAACCCCTCTGCCCTGTTTTTGTCCGAACGTGGACAACCTGCGGCGGGCTCTGTCGTTTTTGCAGGTATCGAAGGCACCCGCCCCGTCCTGGTCGAGCTTCAGGCCCTTGTCGCACCATCTCCGCATGCGCAGGCCCGCCGAACCGTCGTAGGCTGGGATTCTGGCCGCCTTGCGATGATCCTCGCCGTGCTTGAGGCCCGTTGCGGCATCCCTTTTGCCGGTCTGGACGTCTATCTCAATGTTGCAGGTGGCATGAAAATCTCCGAACCTGCCGCCGATCTGGCAGTTGCCGCCGCTCTCTTGAGTGCCCGCGAAGACACAGCCTTGCCCGCCGAGACCGTTGTTTTCGGGGAAATCAGCCTATCGGGTGCCCTGCGTCCTGCGTCCCAGACCGAAAATAGGTTGAAAGAAGCGCAAAAACTTGGTTTTACCTCCGCTATCGCTCCTGCCGGTGGAAAAGCCGCAGCAGCCGCTGGTATTTCGATCAACACAATGAGCGATCTGACCGGCTTTGTTGGTGAAATTTTCGGCGCAGGGTAA
- a CDS encoding paraquat-inducible protein A gives MLRIANLALLVLYPLAWWAPLMRAGLLPLFSLNEISVLKGLQSLWATDIFLALVVTLFALFAPYLKTVALALVHFDLLKPSVLPAVHLLGKLAMADIFLIALYITLSKGIGVGRIEVAWGLYLFTACILSSLLISYKTEQSIQRSDH, from the coding sequence TTGCTACGGATCGCCAATCTAGCCCTTCTGGTGCTCTACCCCTTAGCGTGGTGGGCACCCTTGATGCGCGCAGGGCTGCTGCCGCTTTTCTCGCTGAATGAGATTTCCGTGCTGAAAGGATTACAATCGCTTTGGGCGACAGACATCTTCCTTGCGCTGGTTGTCACGCTCTTTGCGCTCTTTGCGCCATATTTGAAAACCGTGGCGCTGGCGCTGGTGCACTTTGATCTGCTGAAACCCTCCGTGCTTCCTGCGGTGCATCTGCTTGGGAAGCTGGCCATGGCAGATATCTTTCTGATCGCGCTCTATATCACGCTGTCAAAGGGCATCGGTGTAGGCCGGATTGAGGTCGCTTGGGGCCTTTACCTCTTCACCGCCTGCATTCTCTCGTCGCTTCTGATCTCGTATAAAACCGAACAATCCATACAAAGATCAGATCATTAG
- the alr gene encoding alanine racemase, with the protein MSTATLTIDLTAITENWSALDQLTECETAAVIKADAYGLGVAKVGPALARAGARLFFVAMAEEGVALRRALGPGPAIFVFAGHMPGDADMIRSADLTPMINSVDQLLTHVESLPGRPFGVQLDTGMNRLGMEPAEWSAVRDIAVAQKPELIISHLACADEPDHLMNRLQLENFKDMTEGLDIPRSLAATGGILLGPEYHFDLTRPGVGLYGGLPFVDATPVISLDVPVIQVRDVAPGESVGYANAFVAHRPTRVATIAAGYADGLIRSMGANATLTHQGRKLPVIGRVSMDLITVDVSALAEVPEHLQLIGQHQSVDTVAGFAGTIGYEILTSLGARYDRVYLT; encoded by the coding sequence ATGAGCACAGCAACACTCACCATCGACCTGACAGCGATCACCGAAAACTGGAGCGCGCTGGACCAGCTAACCGAATGTGAAACTGCGGCGGTGATCAAGGCTGACGCTTACGGTTTGGGCGTGGCCAAGGTGGGCCCAGCGCTTGCACGCGCTGGAGCGCGTCTGTTCTTTGTGGCGATGGCCGAAGAAGGCGTGGCCCTGCGCCGCGCGTTGGGCCCGGGCCCCGCGATATTCGTCTTTGCAGGCCATATGCCCGGCGATGCCGACATGATCCGCAGTGCGGATCTCACACCGATGATCAACTCCGTTGACCAGCTTTTGACACATGTCGAAAGCCTTCCCGGTCGTCCTTTCGGCGTCCAGCTTGATACAGGTATGAACCGGCTAGGGATGGAGCCTGCGGAATGGTCAGCCGTACGCGACATTGCAGTGGCGCAAAAACCCGAACTCATCATTTCGCATTTGGCCTGCGCCGACGAACCCGATCACCTGATGAACAGATTGCAGCTCGAGAACTTCAAGGACATGACAGAAGGCCTTGATATTCCACGATCCCTTGCGGCGACGGGCGGAATTTTACTGGGTCCTGAGTATCATTTCGATCTCACGCGCCCCGGTGTGGGGCTGTATGGCGGCCTGCCCTTCGTTGATGCAACGCCAGTGATATCGCTGGACGTGCCGGTCATTCAGGTGCGCGATGTGGCACCGGGTGAAAGCGTGGGCTACGCAAACGCTTTCGTGGCGCACAGACCGACACGGGTTGCCACAATCGCCGCCGGATATGCCGATGGCCTGATCCGCAGCATGGGTGCAAACGCAACGCTCACCCACCAAGGACGCAAGCTGCCGGTGATCGGACGGGTGTCAATGGACCTGATCACCGTCGATGTCAGCGCCTTGGCAGAAGTGCCGGAACATTTGCAGCTTATCGGTCAACATCAATCTGTGGATACTGTTGCAGGCTTTGCCGGTACCATCGGCTACGAAATTCTGACGTCCTTGGGTGCGCGCTATGACCGGGTCTATCTGACGTGA
- a CDS encoding alpha/beta hydrolase family protein, which yields MLTKTLKTAPVMLALTAAPAFAENRIDTQLPSAPELAAYGDMPVGVRQLEMVNPGQIDILAIDPAAPKPDTLPTYDRPLTVEMWYPAVAGEEGDTTLKAYLRDGTTEVTLQGRAVRDAAPAASDAAYPLVLISHGYPGNRFLLSHLAENIASKGYVVASIDHTDSTYRTQAAFGSTLVNRSLDQLFVLEEMAKMSADGGDFAGLYDANNTGLIGYSMGGYGAIITAGGGVTQASVEYGWGGPHGTLGIHLAGSDTHNALPDARIKTAVAFGPWGMNTGFWDAEGLGGIKIPMLFIAGSQDDVSLYENGVRAIWENASALPHALLTYENGGHNAGAPMPAPAESYYDNADKGFNISEHYTDPVWDTARMNNIAQHFVTAWMDRELKGDADKGAYLELTENSNDGVWSMNEDGTQKEDHTYWKGFAEGTAKGLRYEVKSGE from the coding sequence ATGCTTACAAAGACCCTGAAGACAGCACCCGTGATGCTGGCGTTGACCGCCGCACCGGCATTTGCTGAAAACCGAATTGATACCCAGCTTCCAAGTGCGCCGGAACTGGCCGCCTATGGGGATATGCCCGTCGGCGTGCGCCAGCTTGAGATGGTGAACCCCGGCCAGATTGATATTCTGGCGATTGATCCCGCAGCCCCAAAACCCGATACACTGCCAACCTATGACCGTCCGCTGACGGTTGAGATGTGGTATCCGGCTGTGGCGGGCGAAGAAGGCGATACAACTCTCAAAGCCTACCTGCGCGATGGGACCACGGAAGTCACGTTGCAGGGCCGTGCGGTGCGCGATGCCGCACCAGCAGCCTCAGATGCGGCTTATCCTCTTGTGCTGATCAGCCATGGGTATCCTGGCAACCGCTTTCTGCTGTCGCATCTGGCAGAGAACATTGCCTCCAAAGGCTATGTTGTGGCCTCCATCGACCACACTGACAGCACCTACCGCACACAGGCTGCGTTTGGCTCCACCCTCGTAAACCGGTCGCTTGACCAGTTGTTCGTGCTTGAGGAAATGGCAAAGATGAGCGCCGATGGCGGTGATTTCGCGGGTCTTTATGACGCCAACAACACGGGCCTTATCGGTTATTCCATGGGTGGATACGGTGCCATCATTACCGCAGGCGGTGGTGTGACGCAGGCTTCTGTGGAGTATGGCTGGGGCGGGCCGCATGGCACATTGGGAATCCACCTTGCTGGCTCCGACACCCATAACGCGCTGCCGGACGCGCGGATCAAGACGGCCGTGGCTTTTGGTCCCTGGGGCATGAACACCGGTTTCTGGGATGCCGAAGGGTTGGGCGGCATCAAGATTCCGATGCTGTTTATCGCTGGGTCACAGGATGACGTATCGCTTTATGAAAACGGTGTTCGCGCGATTTGGGAAAACGCATCGGCGCTACCGCACGCGCTGCTGACCTATGAAAACGGTGGTCACAATGCGGGCGCCCCGATGCCGGCACCAGCCGAAAGCTATTACGACAACGCGGACAAAGGCTTTAACATTTCGGAGCACTATACCGATCCGGTGTGGGATACGGCGCGGATGAACAACATCGCACAGCATTTCGTGACTGCATGGATGGACCGCGAGTTGAAGGGGGATGCCGACAAAGGCGCGTATCTGGAGCTGACCGAAAATTCCAACGATGGCGTCTGGTCGATGAACGAGGACGGCACGCAGAAAGAAGACCACACCTATTGGAAAGGCTTTGCCGAAGGCACTGCGAAGGGCCTGCGCTATGAGGTTAAGTCAGGGGAGTAA
- a CDS encoding replicative DNA helicase, with protein MNEITSLNANDIAVQAPETMPHSIEAEQQLLGAILTNNDIYDRVASIIGPSHFYDPVHARIFDIAAQRIAKNNLASPVTLKAFMEEDEGLKELGGPAYLARLAGAAISAFAVRDYAQMIYDLAVRRDLIQLGRDISAKAAQVDVASEPREQIVEAEQQLYKLAEQGQTESGFQSFLKAVTDAVNVANAAYQRDGGLSGVSTGLIDMDAKLGGLHRSDLLILAGRPSMGKTSLATNIAFNVAKAYKRGVLHDGSEGAVDGGVVGFYSLEMSAEQLAARILSEAAEIPSQQIRSGDMTETEFRRFVDAAKTLEACPLFIDDTPALPISQLAARARRLKRTHGLDVLIVDYLQLVRGTGKNENRVNEISEITMGLKAIAKELDIPVIALSQLSRQVENREDKRPQLSDLRESGSIEQDADVVMFVFREEYYKEREKPGDHDLEAMARWQEEMERLHGRAEVVIGKQRHGPIGTVDLSFEGRFTRFGNLAKPWQQDGGDQEF; from the coding sequence ATGAACGAAATTACATCGCTGAACGCGAACGATATTGCTGTGCAAGCACCGGAAACGATGCCGCATTCGATCGAAGCGGAACAGCAGCTTCTGGGTGCGATCCTCACCAACAACGACATCTATGACCGTGTGGCTTCCATTATCGGGCCATCGCATTTCTACGACCCTGTGCACGCCCGCATTTTCGACATTGCTGCCCAGCGTATCGCCAAGAACAACCTTGCCTCACCCGTAACGCTCAAGGCGTTTATGGAAGAGGACGAAGGTCTGAAAGAGCTGGGCGGTCCGGCCTATCTGGCCCGTCTTGCCGGTGCGGCAATCAGCGCCTTTGCCGTGCGTGACTACGCCCAGATGATCTATGATCTGGCCGTGCGTCGCGACCTGATCCAACTGGGGCGCGACATCAGCGCCAAAGCAGCACAGGTCGATGTGGCGTCTGAGCCGCGTGAACAAATTGTCGAAGCCGAACAGCAGCTCTATAAGCTTGCCGAGCAAGGCCAGACAGAAAGCGGCTTCCAAAGCTTTCTCAAGGCAGTCACGGACGCCGTGAACGTCGCAAACGCTGCTTATCAGCGGGATGGTGGCCTTTCGGGCGTGTCTACGGGCCTGATTGATATGGATGCGAAACTGGGCGGTTTGCACCGCTCCGACCTTTTGATCCTCGCCGGGCGTCCTTCGATGGGCAAAACGTCCCTCGCGACCAACATCGCCTTCAATGTTGCCAAAGCCTACAAACGTGGTGTCTTGCATGACGGATCCGAAGGGGCGGTCGATGGCGGTGTGGTGGGCTTTTATTCCTTGGAAATGAGCGCCGAACAGCTCGCTGCGCGTATCCTTTCAGAGGCTGCGGAAATCCCGTCCCAGCAAATCCGGTCGGGCGACATGACCGAAACCGAATTCCGTCGTTTTGTGGATGCCGCCAAGACGCTTGAGGCCTGCCCGCTTTTCATCGACGACACGCCCGCCCTGCCGATCAGCCAGCTGGCCGCCCGCGCGCGCCGCCTGAAGCGGACGCATGGCTTGGATGTGTTGATCGTCGACTACCTGCAACTGGTGCGTGGCACCGGCAAAAACGAGAACCGCGTAAACGAAATCTCCGAGATCACGATGGGCCTCAAGGCCATCGCCAAGGAACTTGATATTCCGGTGATCGCCCTGTCGCAGCTCAGCCGTCAGGTGGAAAACCGCGAAGATAAACGCCCGCAGCTGTCTGACCTGCGTGAATCGGGCTCAATTGAGCAGGACGCCGATGTCGTAATGTTCGTGTTCCGCGAGGAATATTACAAAGAGCGAGAAAAACCAGGCGATCACGACCTAGAGGCGATGGCACGCTGGCAGGAAGAGATGGAGCGCCTTCATGGCCGGGCAGAAGTTGTCATTGGCAAGCAGCGTCACGGTCCTATCGGTACCGTCGATCTCAGCTTTGAGGGTCGCTTTACGCGTTTTGGCAATCTAGCAAAGCCGTGGCAGCAAGACGGTGGCGATCAGGAATTCTGA
- a CDS encoding orotate phosphoribosyltransferase → MIPSSYPSPQEMARLTARMLLEIKAVHFNTDEPFTLSSGLPSPTYIDCRKLISFPRIRSTLMDFLTVTVMRNAGFEAFDNIAGGETAGIPFAAMVAERMALPMTYVRKKPKGYGRNARIEGAMTEGERVLLVEDLTTDGGSKLSFVDAIRETGATCNDTAVIFYYGIFPQTEKTLGDHGITLHHLCTWWDVLAEAKAQEAFSEATLTEVEAFLNAPREWQDAHKS, encoded by the coding sequence ATGATACCCAGCAGCTACCCCTCGCCTCAGGAAATGGCCCGCCTCACCGCACGCATGCTGCTGGAAATCAAGGCGGTGCATTTCAACACAGATGAACCGTTTACCCTGTCCTCAGGGCTGCCCAGCCCGACTTATATCGACTGTCGCAAACTGATCTCCTTCCCCCGCATCAGATCCACGCTGATGGATTTTTTGACCGTGACGGTCATGCGCAACGCTGGCTTCGAGGCATTTGACAACATCGCAGGCGGTGAAACCGCAGGCATCCCCTTTGCTGCCATGGTGGCAGAACGTATGGCGCTGCCTATGACCTACGTGCGCAAAAAACCAAAAGGGTATGGACGCAACGCCCGCATCGAAGGTGCGATGACCGAAGGCGAGCGTGTTTTGTTGGTCGAAGACCTGACAACCGACGGCGGCTCCAAGCTCAGCTTTGTGGACGCGATTCGCGAGACCGGTGCCACGTGCAATGACACAGCAGTGATCTTCTACTACGGAATATTCCCGCAGACTGAAAAGACCCTTGGCGATCATGGTATTACCCTTCACCACCTGTGTACGTGGTGGGATGTGCTGGCTGAGGCGAAGGCGCAGGAAGCCTTCAGCGAAGCTACCCTGACAGAGGTCGAAGCCTTCTTGAACGCACCGCGCGAATGGCAGGACGCCCACAAAAGTTGA
- the pyrC gene encoding dihydroorotase, translating into MSKTLTIKRPDDWHLHLRDGDMLRSVLPHTARDFARAIIMPNLVPPVVTGADAAAYRDRIMAALPEGADFTPLMTLYLTEDTDPEDVAKAHASGLVKAVKLYPAGATTNSASGVSDFDKVAPVLDKMAEIGLPLCTHGEVTDASIDIFDREAVFIDRVLDPIRRAHPDLRVVMEHITTADAAAYVKSNDSNLAATITTHHLVINRNHILAGGIKPHYYCLPVAKREEHRIALRQAATSGDARFFLGTDSAPHTDANKLLPCGCAGCFTAPNTMSILAEVFEQDGALDRLEAFTSLNGPAFYRLPVNDTTMTLTRKAPSYPDHIDTPEGPVTVFDPAMPLHWRVA; encoded by the coding sequence ATGAGCAAAACCCTGACAATCAAACGGCCTGATGACTGGCACCTGCACCTCCGCGATGGAGATATGCTGCGTTCGGTTCTGCCGCATACCGCCCGTGATTTCGCCCGTGCGATCATTATGCCAAATCTGGTTCCGCCCGTTGTAACAGGGGCAGATGCCGCCGCGTATCGTGACCGCATCATGGCAGCCTTGCCGGAAGGCGCGGATTTCACGCCGTTGATGACGCTCTATTTGACCGAGGATACTGATCCCGAGGATGTTGCCAAAGCGCATGCTTCAGGTCTTGTGAAAGCAGTAAAGCTCTATCCCGCCGGGGCCACCACCAATTCCGCCTCCGGTGTATCCGACTTTGATAAAGTCGCGCCTGTGCTGGACAAGATGGCCGAGATCGGCTTGCCCTTGTGTACCCACGGTGAAGTCACCGACGCATCAATCGACATCTTTGATCGTGAAGCCGTGTTTATCGACCGTGTGCTCGACCCGATCCGCCGTGCGCATCCCGACTTGCGGGTGGTGATGGAACACATAACCACCGCTGACGCCGCCGCGTATGTCAAATCCAATGACAGCAATCTGGCCGCGACCATCACCACGCACCATCTGGTGATCAACCGCAACCATATCCTCGCCGGAGGGATCAAGCCGCACTACTACTGCCTGCCCGTGGCGAAACGAGAAGAGCACCGTATCGCCCTGCGCCAAGCTGCAACATCCGGCGATGCCCGGTTCTTCCTAGGGACCGATTCCGCGCCGCACACAGACGCGAACAAACTGCTGCCCTGTGGTTGTGCTGGCTGTTTCACCGCGCCCAACACGATGTCGATCCTTGCTGAAGTATTTGAGCAGGACGGCGCATTGGACCGATTGGAGGCTTTCACATCGCTAAACGGCCCTGCGTTCTATCGCCTACCGGTAAATGACACCACCATGACGCTTACCCGCAAGGCACCAAGCTATCCCGATCATATTGATACCCCCGAGGGGCCTGTGACAGTTTTTGACCCCGCGATGCCGCTTCACTGGCGCGTCGCCTAA
- a CDS encoding glycosyltransferase family 2 protein — translation MTHLAILCVRNEAAFLLEWLAHHHAVGFDDFLVFSNDCDDGTDTMLDRLAEMGLLTHVRNEGPYEKGGIQFTALKAAAKMQQVKQADWILPLDVDEFVNIHAGDHTLSALHAALPDATAITLTWRLFGTSDQIRYADTAVTDTFTRCAPATLYWPWRAAMFKTLYRNDGTYKKPGVHRPRDPVKDRLEHARWFDGAGRPLPDLFKTSRIFSNYGQDNYGLVQLNHYPLGALESYVLKADRGRAVHSDDLLGMDYFVERNFNQEEDTTIKTLEPARRTELARLKADETLRKLHDTAVAWRKSRFTELMQSEPYRALFGRLLMAQPSRTVSPDAARFLIRHANMGRQDPKK, via the coding sequence ATGACCCATCTCGCCATCCTCTGTGTCCGGAACGAAGCGGCCTTTCTGCTGGAATGGCTGGCGCACCACCACGCCGTGGGGTTCGATGATTTCCTAGTCTTTTCAAACGACTGCGATGACGGCACTGATACAATGCTGGACCGGTTGGCCGAAATGGGTCTGCTGACACATGTGCGCAACGAAGGACCTTATGAAAAAGGCGGCATCCAGTTCACGGCGCTGAAGGCCGCCGCAAAGATGCAGCAGGTCAAGCAGGCTGACTGGATACTTCCGCTTGATGTAGACGAATTTGTGAACATTCACGCGGGCGATCACACGCTATCCGCTCTTCACGCCGCCCTGCCCGACGCAACAGCGATTACGCTAACATGGCGGCTGTTCGGCACCTCAGACCAAATCCGTTACGCTGACACCGCCGTGACCGATACCTTCACGCGTTGTGCGCCCGCCACTCTTTATTGGCCGTGGCGTGCGGCGATGTTCAAAACACTTTACCGCAACGACGGCACCTACAAAAAACCGGGCGTGCACCGTCCGCGCGACCCGGTGAAAGACCGGCTTGAGCACGCCCGCTGGTTTGACGGCGCAGGCCGTCCCCTGCCAGACTTGTTCAAGACGAGCCGGATTTTTTCAAACTACGGTCAGGACAATTACGGTTTGGTCCAGCTGAACCATTATCCGCTGGGTGCGCTGGAAAGCTATGTGCTGAAAGCTGACAGAGGGCGTGCGGTGCACAGCGACGACCTGCTCGGGATGGACTACTTCGTTGAGCGAAATTTCAATCAGGAAGAAGATACCACGATCAAGACCCTGGAACCGGCCCGCCGGACCGAGCTGGCCAGACTTAAAGCTGACGAAACGTTGCGCAAGCTGCACGATACAGCCGTCGCGTGGCGCAAAAGCCGGTTTACCGAACTGATGCAGTCCGAACCCTATCGCGCGCTTTTCGGCAGACTGCTTATGGCGCAGCCCTCCCGGACAGTCAGTCCGGATGCGGCGCGGTTCCTGATACGACATGCGAATATGGGCCGTCAGGATCCGAAAAAGTGA